The Rhododendron vialii isolate Sample 1 chromosome 8a, ASM3025357v1 genome has a window encoding:
- the LOC131335706 gene encoding uncharacterized protein LOC131335706, translating to MGKMKKKLNEEFLHFNQHPNADSLASFGKSKSLEAVPTENQHLIGTLEARNSSHCGIFECFKLGGSSLELEVGEKASDHVLNPLFVNEVKEPSYDDDYWYTNVPIFDEHPSEELEGVLEDDCVFEIEDVPVFREFPNEEFGVDNEDGMLIDELLVEGYGEEGSRNLEIEDCSQDLTFKLPLVQDTQLEEHGHDLEAPLFDEELVEPMVKDCFQVLPPGLPQLQDV from the coding sequence ATGGgtaagatgaagaagaagctcAATGAGGAATTCTTACATTTCAATCAACATCCCAATGCCGATTCTTTGGCTAGTTTTGGTAAGAGTAAGTCCTTAGAGGCTGTCCCAACTGAAAATCAACATTTAATCGGCACCTTGGAGGCTAGAAATTCATCACATTGTGGAATATTCGAATGCTTCAAGCTTGGGGGATCATCTCTTGAGTTGGAAGTTGGTGAAAAGGCTAGTGATCATGTTCTTAATCCTCTCTTTGTTAATGAGGTGAAAGAACCAAGTTATGATGATGATTATTGGTATACTAATGTCCCAATCTTTGATGAACATCCAAGTGAAGAACTTGAGGGTGTTCTTGAAGATGATTGTGTCTTTGAGATTGAAGATGTGCCCGTCTTTCGTGAGTTTCCGAATGAGGAGTTTGGTGTTGATAATGAAGACGGAATGCTAATTGATGAACTTTTGGTGGAAGGTTATGGAGAAGAAGGAAGTCGCAACCTTGAGATTGAAGATTGCTCTCAAGACTTGACTTTCAAGTTGCCTTTGGTACAAGACACTCAACTTGAAGAGCATGGGCATGATTTGGAAGCTCCACTATTTGATGAAGAATTGGTGGAACCAATGGTCAAGGATTGCTTTCAAGTGTTGCCTCCTGGGTTGCCCCAATTGCAAGATGTTTAA